In the genome of Magnolia sinica isolate HGM2019 chromosome 2, MsV1, whole genome shotgun sequence, one region contains:
- the LOC131237002 gene encoding uncharacterized protein LOC131237002 isoform X1 has protein sequence MEVNSYSFDLMDVDARLPPRKRLLAGLKKQSCENAAATSSSMSSLSLSLSSFSSDFSAHLCELSGADFKSSHISPEQIVEASRLVALTAAEAAASARVTAMEKAAVAVKAVAAAKSALELVTLLTKRKTHKENVMRKNKLKKQVPIRLLYPGQLLIENDGSDEELACRLHQDMNSSPRISRNSSNPNRKLHSRKKRKELLLIGKPSLYNEDAVCEGNPPSICDRDGEVGDVDCVGSTLEVENLDNLEDKALLCAKTNCVDEDKIWDEEGETNNSIKTCGHAFEARVASGGKRERNKKKKLPLSLCNIRDHEKLKDKQEFIGFPSTEDPEVNYSLRTMPSYASKLSNEAEVAVDAIPISACKEFKVPQRFSASKILCPPCSNPTVTTVSAMVKVDHFNL, from the coding sequence ATGGAAGTTAATAGTTATTCTTTCGATCTCATGGACGTCGATGCCCGTTTGCCTCCTCGGAAGCGACTCCTTGCTGGATTGAAGAAGCAGAGTTGTGAAAATGCTGCTGCTACTTCTTCATCAATGTCATCATTATCTCTATCTCTTTCTTCGTTTTCAAGTGATTTCAGTGCTCATCTTTGCGAGCTTTCGGGTGCTGATTTTAAGAGCTCACATATTTCTCCAGAGCAGATTGTTGAGGCCTCAAGATTAGTAGCTTTGACTGCAGCTGAAGCTGCGGCTTCGGCTAGAGTCACTGCCATGGAAAAAGCAGCAGTGGCAGTGAAGGCTGTAGCTGCTGCCAAGAGTGCATTAGAGCTTGTCACTTTGCTTACAAAAAGGAAGACTCACAAGGAAAATGTTATGCGGAAAAACAAACTGAAAAAACAAGTTCCAATTAGGCTCTTGTATCCTGGCCAACTGCTGATTGAGAATGATGGAAGTGATGAAGAACTGGCCTGTAGATTGCATCAAGATATGAATAGCTCCCCTAGAATTTCGAGAAACTCTTCAAATCCTAACCGGAAACTTCACAGTCGTAAGAAGCGTAAGGAACTACTTCTAATAGGCAAACCTAGTCTTTACAATGAAGATGCAGTATGTGAAGGAAACCCACCTTCTATTTGTGATAGGGATGGTGAAGTGGGTGATGTGGACTGTGTGGGGTCAACCTTGGAGGTGGAGAACTTGGATAACTTAGAAGATAAGGCCTTGCTATGTGCTAAAACTAACTGTGTTGATGAGGATAAAATTTGGGATGAGGAGGGAGAAACTAACAACTCCATAAAAACTTGTGGTCATGCATTTGAGGCCAGAGTTGCCTCTGgtggaaagagagaaaggaataagaaaaaaaagtTGCCTCTAAGTCTATGCAATATCAGAGATCATGAGAAACTTAAAGATAAACAAGAATTCATAGGTTTTCCATCAACTGAAGACCCAGAAGTTAATTACAGCTTGAGAACTATGCCTTCATATGCTTCTAAACTTTCCAATGAAGCTGAGGTGGCAGTTGATGCTATACCAATATCGGCTTGCAAGGAGTTCAAGGTGCCCCAACGTTTCTCTGCAAGTAAAATCTTGTGCCCTCCATGTTCAAATCCCACTGTGACTACAGTATCGGCTATGGTGAAAGTTGATCA
- the LOC131237002 gene encoding uncharacterized protein LOC131237002 isoform X2 encodes MEVNSYSFDLMDVDARLPPRKRLLAGLKKQSCENAAATSSSMSSLSLSLSSFSSDFSAHLCELSGADFKSSHISPEQIVEASRLVALTAAEAAASARVTAMEKAAVAVKAVAAAKSALELVTLLTKRKTHKENVMRKNKLKKQVPIRLLYPGQLLIENDGSDEELACRLHQDMNSSPRISRNSSNPNRKLHSRKKRKELLLIGKPSLYNEDAVCEGNPPSICDRDGEVGDVDCVGSTLEVENLDNLEDKALLCAKTNCVDEDKIWDEEGETNNSIKTCGHAFEARVASGGKRERNKKKKLPLSLCNIRDHEKLKDKQEFIGFPSTEDPEVNYSLRTMPSYASKLSNEAEVAVDAIPISACKEFKVPQRFSASKILCPPCSNPTVTTVSAMVKVDQ; translated from the coding sequence ATGGAAGTTAATAGTTATTCTTTCGATCTCATGGACGTCGATGCCCGTTTGCCTCCTCGGAAGCGACTCCTTGCTGGATTGAAGAAGCAGAGTTGTGAAAATGCTGCTGCTACTTCTTCATCAATGTCATCATTATCTCTATCTCTTTCTTCGTTTTCAAGTGATTTCAGTGCTCATCTTTGCGAGCTTTCGGGTGCTGATTTTAAGAGCTCACATATTTCTCCAGAGCAGATTGTTGAGGCCTCAAGATTAGTAGCTTTGACTGCAGCTGAAGCTGCGGCTTCGGCTAGAGTCACTGCCATGGAAAAAGCAGCAGTGGCAGTGAAGGCTGTAGCTGCTGCCAAGAGTGCATTAGAGCTTGTCACTTTGCTTACAAAAAGGAAGACTCACAAGGAAAATGTTATGCGGAAAAACAAACTGAAAAAACAAGTTCCAATTAGGCTCTTGTATCCTGGCCAACTGCTGATTGAGAATGATGGAAGTGATGAAGAACTGGCCTGTAGATTGCATCAAGATATGAATAGCTCCCCTAGAATTTCGAGAAACTCTTCAAATCCTAACCGGAAACTTCACAGTCGTAAGAAGCGTAAGGAACTACTTCTAATAGGCAAACCTAGTCTTTACAATGAAGATGCAGTATGTGAAGGAAACCCACCTTCTATTTGTGATAGGGATGGTGAAGTGGGTGATGTGGACTGTGTGGGGTCAACCTTGGAGGTGGAGAACTTGGATAACTTAGAAGATAAGGCCTTGCTATGTGCTAAAACTAACTGTGTTGATGAGGATAAAATTTGGGATGAGGAGGGAGAAACTAACAACTCCATAAAAACTTGTGGTCATGCATTTGAGGCCAGAGTTGCCTCTGgtggaaagagagaaaggaataagaaaaaaaagtTGCCTCTAAGTCTATGCAATATCAGAGATCATGAGAAACTTAAAGATAAACAAGAATTCATAGGTTTTCCATCAACTGAAGACCCAGAAGTTAATTACAGCTTGAGAACTATGCCTTCATATGCTTCTAAACTTTCCAATGAAGCTGAGGTGGCAGTTGATGCTATACCAATATCGGCTTGCAAGGAGTTCAAGGTGCCCCAACGTTTCTCTGCAAGTAAAATCTTGTGCCCTCCATGTTCAAATCCCACTGTGACTACAGTATCGGCTATGGTGAAAGTTGATCA